From Watersipora subatra chromosome 2, tzWatSuba1.1, whole genome shotgun sequence, one genomic window encodes:
- the LOC137387273 gene encoding 3-oxoacyl-[acyl-carrier-protein] synthase, mitochondrial-like translates to MSAIASSLKVQNKRVVVTGIGLATCLGFELGDVFQKVIDKKTGISPLKSDEWKGLPCKVAGVVSTECLMKEFTKGDMRDKSRPILLGVSAARRALRHSKYTPTSDKDMHRCGVSVGMGMCDLQEIFKAGQALQEKGLRGLSPFFMPRNLVNMASGHISIETGFQGPNLSVSTACTTGLHAIGEAYRLVQRGDADLMLCGGTEAPISPLSIAGFSRMRALCTDSNDSPQTASRPFDKSRSGFVMSEGAAVIVLEDREHALARGAEIIAEVLGYGLSGDAYHISSPRESGDGALRCMKASLEDAQLPAEAISYVNAHATSTVIGDAAEARAIDCLFGSHATSVYVSSIKGAFGHLLGAAGSLEAAITAFACCHGVIPPTANLMEPDVPGNFKHVMTSAQRWESEDRIALTNSFGFGGTNASLCLSNHET, encoded by the exons ATGAGTGCTATTGCGAGTAGTCTAAAAGTTCAAAACAAAAGGGTTGTCGTTACAGGCATTGGATTGGCAACTTGTCTTGGTTTCGAGTTGGGAGACGTTTTTCAAAAGGTTATTGACAAAAAAACAGGGATCTCGCCGTTGAAAAGTGATG AATGGAAAGGGCTGCCCTGCAAGGTCGCTGGAGTTGTGTCTACAGAATGTTTGATGAAGGAATTCACCAAAGGGGATATGCGAGACAAGTCTCGACCGATTCTTTTGGGTGTATCTGCAGCGAGGAGAGCCCTACGGCATAGCAAATACACGCCGACCAGTGATAAGGATATGCATAGATGTG GTGTGTCCGTCGGCATGGGAATGTGTGATCTCCAAgaaatttttaaagctggacAAGCGCTTCAAGAAAAAGGTCTTCGAGGTCTTAGTCCCTTTTTTATGCCTAGAAACCTCGTAAACATGGCATCTGGACACATCAGCATCGAGACAGGCTTTCAA GGTCCTAACCTATCGGTATCTACAGCATGTACCACTGGACTTCACGCAATAGGTGAAGCATACAGACTTGTACAACGAGGTGACGCAGATCTCATGCTATGCGGTGGAACTGAAGCTCCAATTTCTCCTCTATCAATTGCTGGATTCAGTAGGATGAGAGCTCTGTGTACTGATTCGAACGATAGCCCTCAGACAGCGTCTCGTCCATTCGATAAAAG TCGTTCTGGATTTGTGATGTCAGAAGGCGCTGCTGTCATTGTCTTAGAAGATAGGGAACACGCTTTAGCCCGCGGCGCTGAGATTATAGCCGAAGTGCTCGGTTATGGGTTGTCAGGGGACGCATACCATATTTCTTCTCCTAGGGAAAGCGGTGATGGAGCATTGAG GTGCATGAAGGCTTCCCTTGAAGATGCCCAGCTACCTGCTGAGGCCATATCTTATGTCAATGCTCATGCTACATCAACCGTTATTGGGGACGCCGCTGAAGCCCGAGCTATTGACTGTCTTTTTGGAAGCCACGCTACATCCGTATATGTTTCATCCATCAAGGGAGCCTTTG GACATTTACTTGGTGCTGCCGGCAGTTTAGAAGCAGCTATCACAGCTTTTGCTTGTTGTCATGGAGTTATTCCACCAACAGCCAATCTCATGGAACCTGACGTACCAG GAAACTTTAAGCATGTGATGACATCTGCCCAACGCTGGGAGTCTGAAGATAGAATCGCTCTGACTAACTCTTTTGGGTTTGGTGGTACTAATGCCTCACTTTGCTTATCAAATCACGAGACATGA
- the LOC137387464 gene encoding WD repeat-containing protein 5B-like, which yields MCQYLIWGTNLRFSTVFQIYTMFALDYMSNGRTVGITDGLQAAQSSNTKPVTRTRSNSMTSSVSDGARLRPPHTEGHIKWLTTVDCGAEVMCTKFSSDGSLFAVGLSTGNIKIFQADGTLVYSLHDSDVLKMRLPCTSIQFVPHRAVDSEDKSNILVATYASGFIKFWHYPSGQCLNTIIESKQSSRQCLCSSLTLTGERMAIGGADPAINVYDTVTKKKVVTLEPSDSRDVMNGHRLRVFAVQYHPNDTHMLISGGWDDTIQFWDDRTPHAVRRIYGPHICGDALDIDGVHNHVITGSWRKNNVLQIWDIASGSKIKDVPQDALHKCMLYCCQWLGKDYIICGGNEQNMARIIDRGTLNTVAQVVDLEQGVYSIDNDRQGGLPKLVIGAAHNVYLMKQEKRV from the exons ATGTGTCAATATTTAATTTGGGGCACAAATCTAAGATTTTCAACCGTCTTTCAAATTTACACAATGTTTGCATTAGACTATATGTCTAATGGAAGAACTGTTGGGATAACAGATGGATTGCAAGCAGCACAATCAAGTAATACGAAACCCGTGACAAGAACTAGAAGTAACAGCATGACCTCATCCGTTTCCGACGGAGCGCGATTACGGCCACCACACACAGAAGGGCATATAAAATGGCTTACAACAGT AGATTGTGGTGCAGAGGTGATGTGTACAAAGTTTTCATCAGATGGGTCTTTATTCGCTGTTGGACTATCAACTGGCAATATAAAG ATATTTCAAGCCGATGGGACTCTCGTTTATAGTCTGCATGATAGTGATGTCCTTAAAATGAGGCTGCCATGCACCAGCATACAGTTCGTGCCTCACAGAGCAGTTGATTCTGAGGACAAAAGTAACATATTGGTGGCGACAT ATGCTTCTGGATTCATAAAATTCTGGCACTACCCCAGTGGACAGTGTCTCAATACAATTATAGAATCTAAGCAGAGCTCTCGACAGTGCCTGTGTTCCAGTTTGACTTTGACTGGAGAGCGGATGGCTATAGGTGGTGCTGACCCAGCTATTAATGTTTATGACACAGTCACCAAGAAGAAGGTTGTCACTCTCGAGCCAAG TGACAGCAGAGACGTTATGAATGGGCACAGATTAAGAGTGTTTGCTGTCCAATACCACCCCAATGATACTCATATGCTTATCTCAGGAGGCTGGGATGACACAATTCAG ttttgggACGACCGGACACCGCATGCCGTGAGACGAATCTATGGTCCTCACATCTGCGGTGATGCCTTGGATATTGATGGAGTTCACAACCATGTCATCACTGGCTCCTGGAGGAAGAACAACGTTCTTCAAATCTGGGACATAGCCTCAGGTTCAAAGATAAAGGATGTACCGCAGGATGCTCTGCACAAGTGCATG TTGTACTGCTGTCAGTGGCTTGGTAAAGACTACATTATCTGTGGAGGGAATGAACAAAACATGGCCAGGATTATAGACCGAGGAACCCTCAAT actGTGGCCCAGGTTGTTGACTTAGAACAGGGCGTCTATTCCATAGACAATGACCGACAGGGTGGCTTACCAAAGCTTGTCATCGGAGCAGCTCATAACGTCTATTTGATGAAACAAGAAAAGAGGGTGTAA